The following are encoded in a window of Deltaproteobacteria bacterium genomic DNA:
- a CDS encoding cupin domain-containing protein: MKIESLGNFERVDQNAEVMDTPYDRWVVSQGVDVIRGYFVQDLKEVPMKWWDRKGGHGVYINLEGAGYLDDAFVVSIPPGKSLNPEKHIYDELVYVLSGRGATTLWQGNGKGQSFEWQEGSLFAIPVNATYQHFNGSGDR; encoded by the coding sequence ATGAAGATCGAAAGTCTAGGCAACTTCGAGCGCGTGGACCAGAACGCGGAGGTGATGGACACGCCCTACGACCGCTGGGTGGTATCCCAAGGTGTGGACGTGATCCGGGGCTACTTCGTCCAGGACCTCAAGGAAGTGCCGATGAAGTGGTGGGACCGCAAGGGCGGCCACGGCGTCTACATCAACCTGGAGGGAGCCGGCTACCTGGACGACGCCTTCGTGGTGTCGATCCCGCCGGGGAAAAGCCTCAACCCTGAGAAGCACATCTACGACGAACTCGTCTACGTGCTCTCCGGCCGCGGCGCCACCACCCTGTGGCAGGGCAACGGCAAGGGGCAGAGCTTCGAGTGGCAGGAGGGAAGTCTCTTCGCCATCCCGGTGAACGCCACCTACCAGCACTTCAACGGCTCGGGCGACCGGG